Proteins encoded within one genomic window of Balneolaceae bacterium:
- a CDS encoding YdeI/OmpD-associated family protein: MAKALSNDSDAKAKFENFTDYKKKEFIEHIESAKWDATKKDAWKNHWI; the protein is encoded by the coding sequence TTGGCTAAAGCGTTATCAAATGATTCTGATGCAAAAGCCAAATTCGAAAATTTTACCGATTATAAGAAAAAGGAATTCATCGAACACATTGAATCGGCTAAATGGGATGCAACCAAAAAAGACGCCTGGAAAAATCACTGGATTTGA
- a CDS encoding type II toxin-antitoxin system RelE/ParE family toxin: protein MASPKVYILSAEADRDFEEIFDYIVEEFDLDQTVRYLTELESIILKLTDTPEIGKNRDEIKPGLKSFPFSSQILFY from the coding sequence ATGGCTTCTCCAAAAGTGTATATACTTTCGGCTGAAGCCGACAGGGACTTTGAAGAGATTTTTGATTATATCGTGGAAGAGTTCGACTTGGATCAGACGGTGAGATATCTTACGGAATTGGAATCAATCATTTTGAAATTAACAGATACTCCCGAAATCGGCAAGAATCGTGATGAAATTAAACCCGGCTTAAAAAGTTTTCCCTTCTCGTCTCAGATTCTATTTTATTGA
- the pcaF gene encoding 3-oxoadipyl-CoA thiolase: MSDHQQAFIIDAIRTPVGNFRGSLSPIRTDDLAAIPIKELLKRNESIDPDLIDDVILGCANQAGEDNRNVARMALLLAGLPFTVPGETVNRLCASSMSAAIHARRAIAVGEGDLFITGGVEHMTRGPWVISKTSKPFGNDSEMHDSSFGWRFINPKMEELYGTDGMGSTAENLVEKYEISREDQDTFAAWSQQKAGKAQESGRLAEEIVPVKIPQRKADPIIFENDEFIKPNTTPEILSKLRPAFKKDGSVTAGNSSGLNDGAAAMLIASGQAVKDQHLEPMARIVSSGVAGVEPRIMGIGPVYASEIALERAGLTLNDMDIIEINEAFAAQVLACTRKMGIDDDDPRINPNGGAIAIGHPLGMSGGRILQTAGIELQKQNKKYALVTMCVGVGQGYATVLEKM; the protein is encoded by the coding sequence ATGTCTGACCATCAACAAGCCTTCATTATCGACGCTATCCGAACTCCAGTCGGGAATTTTCGGGGGAGCCTCTCTCCTATTCGGACAGATGATCTTGCTGCCATTCCCATTAAAGAATTGTTGAAACGAAATGAGTCTATTGATCCGGATTTGATTGATGATGTGATTTTGGGCTGTGCCAACCAAGCCGGAGAAGACAATCGAAATGTGGCCCGAATGGCATTGCTGTTGGCGGGATTACCATTCACCGTACCGGGTGAGACTGTAAACCGTTTATGTGCATCAAGTATGTCTGCTGCTATTCATGCACGGCGGGCCATCGCTGTTGGAGAAGGCGACCTGTTTATAACCGGAGGAGTGGAACACATGACTCGCGGGCCGTGGGTAATTTCAAAAACATCTAAACCTTTTGGGAACGACTCCGAAATGCACGACTCAAGCTTCGGCTGGCGGTTCATCAACCCGAAGATGGAAGAACTTTATGGAACCGATGGAATGGGAAGCACGGCCGAGAATCTTGTTGAAAAGTATGAAATTTCCCGGGAAGATCAGGATACATTTGCAGCCTGGTCTCAGCAGAAAGCTGGAAAAGCTCAAGAGTCCGGCCGGCTGGCCGAAGAGATTGTACCGGTTAAAATCCCCCAGCGAAAAGCTGATCCAATTATCTTTGAGAATGATGAATTTATCAAACCTAATACCACTCCTGAAATTCTTTCAAAACTCAGGCCGGCTTTCAAAAAAGATGGAAGTGTTACGGCAGGAAATTCTTCAGGATTGAATGACGGTGCCGCAGCCATGTTGATCGCTTCAGGACAGGCTGTGAAGGATCAACACTTAGAACCGATGGCTCGGATTGTCTCATCAGGAGTGGCCGGGGTTGAACCACGGATTATGGGAATCGGTCCGGTATATGCATCAGAAATTGCACTTGAACGGGCAGGACTCACGCTTAATGACATGGACATCATTGAAATTAATGAAGCATTTGCAGCGCAGGTTTTAGCCTGTACCAGAAAAATGGGAATTGACGATGATGATCCCCGAATCAACCCAAATGGCGGAGCCATTGCGATTGGACATCCATTGGGAATGAGCGGGGGCCGAATTCTTCAAACCGCCGGCATTGAGTTACAGAAACAAAACAAAAAGTATGCATTGGTTACCATGTGTGTGGGTGTTGGCCAGGGGTATGCAACTGTTTTGGAGAAGATGTAG
- a CDS encoding four helix bundle protein, producing the protein MSYRNLEIWKLARKQSILIHKMSLSLPQFELYETGSQIRRSAKSIRSNIVEGYGRRRYKSEYIRFLIFSHASALETLDHLETLAETGSLTDMDQYQKIWNIVDECGRKLNKFISGVEREY; encoded by the coding sequence ATGAGCTACAGGAATTTAGAAATTTGGAAACTTGCAAGAAAACAATCGATTCTGATTCACAAAATGTCACTTTCACTGCCGCAGTTTGAGCTTTATGAAACAGGAAGTCAAATTCGCCGATCAGCGAAATCAATTCGTTCCAATATTGTTGAAGGCTATGGCAGACGACGCTATAAAAGTGAATATATTCGATTTCTGATATTTTCACATGCTTCGGCTTTAGAAACTCTTGACCATCTTGAAACGCTTGCAGAAACCGGATCTTTAACAGACATGGATCAATATCAAAAAATTTGGAATATTGTGGATGAATGCGGAAGAAAACTCAATAAATTTATATCGGGAGTGGAGCGTGAATATTAA
- a CDS encoding OstA-like protein, with protein sequence MMKNLGTYTAFIGFIFWIFLTNHQNLQAQDRVIIDQADQAEGITIDGESVRKILGNVTLTTEEMVLETDSVYQYTERSLLTAYNIQIETDNEMIWADTLYHNTKTELSRLRGRVIVQSEQNMMFSDSIDVNMQTDIATFNVPVRFEDADGTLIAQNGLYYQELDSAVFRGDVQLSDSTQYIEADSLFMNREQDLYEMFGQVYANDFEDDVRFTGQYLYADSTGYRLLKEDAWLMEISESKEDTTHLFADTIELTETDTVSYMDSFGDVRMWSSEFSAIADTANYRDDIEQFILRSSPILWHERIQLSGPYTEAYMEEGSIDFLTSYPRPILVQEDSLTGRLHQMTGDTLNAYFESGELERLRIFNNAEIIFHQRDENDEPDGLIELISAGPAIMHFESGEFDEFKAEQGINGSYLPEDPANVERKLDNFQWNPDMRPVRPEIRIPRLPPIPEERPFELPPRYLKFLENQEADSGNEDPIEESEVIEETDNET encoded by the coding sequence ATGATGAAAAACCTCGGCACATACACAGCTTTTATTGGATTTATTTTTTGGATCTTTCTTACTAATCATCAAAATCTCCAGGCTCAGGATCGGGTGATTATCGACCAAGCCGACCAAGCGGAGGGTATCACAATTGATGGAGAATCTGTTCGCAAAATTCTTGGCAATGTTACTCTAACCACCGAAGAGATGGTTTTAGAGACGGATAGTGTTTATCAATACACAGAGCGCAGTTTGTTAACTGCTTATAATATCCAGATCGAAACGGATAATGAGATGATCTGGGCGGATACACTCTACCACAACACGAAAACTGAGCTAAGTCGTCTTCGGGGACGTGTAATCGTTCAATCGGAGCAAAACATGATGTTCAGTGATTCAATAGATGTGAATATGCAAACTGATATCGCCACATTTAACGTGCCTGTCCGGTTTGAGGATGCAGATGGTACGCTAATTGCGCAAAATGGTCTCTACTACCAGGAATTAGATAGTGCCGTTTTTCGCGGTGATGTGCAGCTATCAGACAGCACCCAATATATCGAAGCAGACTCATTGTTTATGAATCGGGAACAGGATCTATATGAGATGTTTGGACAGGTGTACGCCAACGATTTTGAGGATGACGTTCGATTTACGGGACAGTATCTCTATGCTGATTCTACAGGTTATCGATTGCTGAAAGAAGATGCCTGGCTGATGGAGATCAGCGAATCGAAAGAAGACACAACCCATCTTTTTGCCGATACCATTGAACTCACTGAAACCGATACTGTTTCTTACATGGATTCTTTTGGAGATGTGCGTATGTGGTCATCTGAATTTTCTGCCATTGCAGATACCGCCAATTATCGCGATGATATTGAGCAGTTTATTTTGCGATCATCACCAATACTCTGGCACGAGAGAATTCAACTCAGCGGGCCTTACACAGAAGCATATATGGAGGAGGGTTCTATTGATTTCCTCACCTCTTACCCCCGCCCGATTCTTGTTCAGGAAGATTCTCTAACCGGCCGCTTACATCAGATGACGGGGGACACACTCAATGCCTATTTCGAAAGTGGAGAACTGGAGAGACTGCGTATCTTCAATAATGCAGAGATCATCTTTCACCAACGAGATGAAAATGATGAACCTGACGGCTTAATTGAATTGATCTCAGCCGGTCCGGCAATAATGCATTTTGAGAGTGGTGAATTTGATGAATTTAAAGCTGAGCAAGGTATCAACGGTTCATATCTGCCTGAAGATCCTGCTAATGTTGAAAGAAAGCTTGATAATTTCCAATGGAATCCGGATATGCGTCCCGTCCGGCCTGAAATTCGAATCCCGCGCCTCCCTCCTATACCCGAAGAACGCCCATTCGAACTCCCGCCAAGGTATTTGAAATTTTTGGAAAATCAGGAGGCTGATAGCGGTAATGAGGATCCAATTGAGGAATCAGAAGTTATTGAGGAAACGGATAATGAAACGTAG
- the lptC gene encoding LPS export ABC transporter periplasmic protein LptC yields MYQLSQQQWMKNLMMMLSSFRDWATREIAILEPIRRFGLILSVVFISISCTELSEYDTQQVQAALNDSLITTTESWNVEISLMREGRTRMIIEGTHSVQYQTEENKRTTIDGPVYVQLFDTTGTLETEAWSKDAIYYDNDREFELLDSVRVQTVDDRQLFTEYLKYIQDSDRISSPQFVTIITPTDSISGRGFSGLTDLTSYTITEPRGRLIVE; encoded by the coding sequence ATGTACCAATTATCACAGCAGCAGTGGATGAAAAACTTAATGATGATGCTTTCATCGTTCCGGGATTGGGCGACGCGGGAGATCGCTATTTTGGAACCCATTCGTAGATTCGGGCTGATTTTGTCGGTCGTTTTCATTTCAATCTCTTGCACAGAACTCTCCGAATACGATACCCAACAGGTTCAGGCTGCTTTAAACGATTCTCTGATCACAACGACCGAAAGCTGGAATGTAGAAATATCACTCATGCGTGAGGGACGCACCCGAATGATTATTGAAGGTACCCACTCCGTACAATATCAAACCGAAGAAAATAAACGCACCACTATTGACGGTCCTGTATACGTTCAACTTTTTGATACAACCGGAACCTTAGAAACCGAAGCCTGGAGTAAAGATGCTATCTACTATGATAATGACCGGGAATTTGAACTATTAGATTCGGTTCGGGTTCAAACGGTTGATGACCGCCAACTTTTTACGGAGTATTTGAAATATATTCAGGATTCAGACCGGATCTCCTCGCCTCAGTTCGTCACCATTATCACACCAACAGATAGTATTTCCGGACGTGGTTTCAGCGGATTAACAGATCTAACCTCGTACACCATCACAGAACCACGAGGCCGGTTGATAGTTGAATGA
- the upp gene encoding uracil phosphoribosyltransferase — MNKSNEPTVIQHPIVSRDLTILRNSTTKTADFRIAMARIATILAYFALKDLPLRETDVETPITTTTGYEIDQQIVIVPILRAGLSLVDAIIDFVPDAKVGHLGMYRDEKTHQPVDYYSNMPEGLDKALVLLVDPMLATGGSADDAIKFLQKNGAENIRFISLVSAPEGLDRITKKYPDVPIITAAVDEKLNDDAFIVPGLGDAGDRYFGTHS, encoded by the coding sequence ATGAATAAATCGAACGAACCTACGGTTATACAACATCCCATTGTTTCCAGGGATCTTACCATACTTCGTAATTCAACAACCAAAACCGCAGATTTTCGAATTGCTATGGCCAGAATTGCTACGATTTTGGCTTATTTTGCACTCAAAGATCTGCCCCTTCGGGAAACAGATGTGGAAACTCCCATCACTACCACAACAGGATATGAGATCGATCAGCAAATTGTTATTGTTCCTATCTTGCGAGCTGGCTTGAGTCTTGTAGACGCCATTATCGATTTTGTGCCGGATGCAAAGGTGGGGCACCTCGGGATGTACAGAGACGAAAAAACACATCAGCCCGTTGACTATTATTCAAACATGCCGGAAGGGTTAGACAAAGCCCTTGTGCTTCTGGTTGATCCCATGCTGGCAACCGGAGGAAGTGCAGATGATGCCATTAAATTTCTTCAAAAAAATGGAGCGGAAAATATCCGTTTTATCTCCCTGGTTTCAGCACCCGAGGGACTCGATCGAATCACAAAAAAATATCCCGATGTACCAATTATCACAGCAGCAGTGGATGAAAAACTTAATGATGATGCTTTCATCGTTCCGGGATTGGGCGACGCGGGAGATCGCTATTTTGGAACCCATTCGTAG
- a CDS encoding sodium:alanine symporter family protein yields the protein MEVVERVVGFLNNLVWNTPEMLPAMVILLLGYGIFITLRMGFIQVRRFTHGIKVVSGFYDNPDDTGDVNHFQALSTALSATVGIGNIAGVAIAIHYGGPGALFWMWVTAFFGMAIKYSECTLAVKYRIKNADGSVSGGPMYYIEKGLGPNWKWLAVVFACLAVICSFFTGNAIQANTVADVMENSFFIIVPPYVTGLITASLVGIVIIGGIKRIGYVTARLTPLMAIIYVLGALIILLINYDQILPSFGTIFSYAFNPQAGAWGVGSGLFITTMVWGVKRGLFSNEAGQGSAPIAHGAAKTEEPVREGVVALLEPFIDTILVCTMTGLVIISTGVWDSKHMTEVNLSSPDIDFEISETLDQPNTLVVEDGIIQNGTMLRSDFAIDTVFANMEQTELFNGVINTENYTATYERSGEINSIVYGKEIYNGATLTSQGFEDGLAPLFPGGKYIVTISVLLFAISTSISWSYYGDRSIQYLLGDRSIIYYKAVYVLLHFIGAITALGTIWAIGDIALGLMTFPNLIALFALSGVVYGTTKDYFKRMADSENDE from the coding sequence ATGGAAGTAGTAGAAAGAGTCGTAGGGTTTTTAAATAATCTCGTTTGGAATACCCCCGAAATGTTACCTGCCATGGTAATTCTTCTTTTGGGATATGGTATTTTTATAACACTCCGAATGGGATTTATCCAGGTTCGGCGTTTTACTCATGGAATCAAGGTTGTCAGCGGTTTTTATGATAACCCGGATGACACAGGAGATGTTAATCACTTTCAGGCTCTTTCAACGGCACTTTCCGCTACTGTTGGTATCGGTAATATTGCCGGTGTGGCCATTGCTATTCACTATGGCGGACCCGGGGCCCTATTTTGGATGTGGGTTACGGCCTTTTTCGGTATGGCCATTAAATATTCAGAATGTACCCTTGCTGTAAAATATCGAATTAAAAATGCTGATGGTTCTGTATCCGGCGGCCCGATGTACTACATAGAGAAGGGGCTTGGTCCAAACTGGAAATGGCTGGCCGTAGTATTTGCTTGCCTTGCTGTTATCTGCTCTTTTTTTACCGGAAATGCTATCCAGGCGAACACCGTAGCCGATGTAATGGAAAACTCTTTTTTCATTATCGTTCCGCCCTATGTTACCGGGTTAATTACAGCTTCTCTTGTCGGAATTGTAATCATCGGTGGTATTAAGCGAATAGGATATGTAACCGCTCGTTTAACACCATTAATGGCTATTATTTATGTATTAGGCGCACTGATTATTCTCTTGATCAATTATGATCAAATCCTCCCCTCCTTCGGAACAATATTCTCATATGCATTTAATCCACAGGCCGGTGCATGGGGGGTCGGTTCCGGATTGTTCATAACCACCATGGTTTGGGGAGTAAAACGTGGTTTATTTTCCAACGAAGCCGGCCAGGGTTCCGCCCCGATTGCTCATGGTGCTGCTAAAACCGAAGAGCCTGTACGCGAAGGCGTTGTGGCTCTTTTGGAACCCTTCATTGACACCATTTTGGTTTGTACAATGACAGGCCTTGTAATTATATCCACGGGTGTTTGGGATTCAAAACATATGACAGAAGTAAACCTGAGTTCTCCCGATATTGATTTTGAGATTTCCGAAACCCTGGATCAGCCAAATACTCTGGTTGTGGAAGATGGTATCATCCAAAATGGAACAATGCTGAGAAGTGATTTTGCTATCGATACGGTTTTTGCCAATATGGAGCAAACGGAACTGTTTAATGGAGTAATAAATACCGAGAATTATACGGCAACGTATGAACGAAGTGGTGAAATAAACAGCATTGTTTACGGAAAAGAGATTTATAACGGAGCCACATTAACATCACAAGGATTTGAAGATGGACTTGCCCCCCTTTTTCCCGGTGGCAAATATATTGTTACTATTTCGGTGCTGCTCTTTGCAATCTCAACATCTATTTCATGGAGTTATTACGGAGATCGTTCCATACAGTACCTCCTGGGTGATCGGTCGATTATTTACTATAAAGCAGTGTATGTTTTACTGCATTTTATAGGAGCAATTACGGCATTGGGTACTATCTGGGCGATCGGAGATATTGCTCTCGGGTTGATGACTTTCCCTAACCTGATTGCACTTTTTGCACTCTCCGGTGTTGTATATGGAACTACAAAAGATTATTTCAAACGAATGGCAGATTCAGAAAACGATGAATAA
- a CDS encoding HU family DNA-binding protein: MTKADIVDVISSSTGLTKVETEAVVNGFMDTVIDAMKRGENIELRGFGTFKVVKRAQRVARNPKTNEEVIVPEQYVPQLKVSKDFKEQVNKANS; this comes from the coding sequence ATGACTAAAGCCGATATTGTAGATGTTATTTCATCATCCACGGGACTAACAAAAGTCGAAACCGAAGCTGTTGTCAATGGTTTTATGGATACTGTTATCGATGCCATGAAACGCGGCGAAAATATAGAATTGCGTGGTTTTGGAACTTTTAAAGTGGTAAAACGCGCACAACGAGTTGCGAGAAATCCAAAGACCAATGAGGAGGTAATTGTTCCCGAGCAATATGTGCCTCAGTTAAAGGTGTCTAAGGACTTTAAAGAGCAAGTGAATAAAGCGAATAGCTAA
- a CDS encoding glycoside hydrolase family 16 protein — protein MKRIIAITVLLFACTVQATYSQDYKLVWSDEFNGDSLDTDTWNFWEGPAYNNELQYYTPRDKNAYLKDGKLYLEAHREHYRGMEYTSARISTDSTRIGWEHGRFEARLKMPEGKGFWPAFWLMPIRDIGWPKGGEIDIMEYRGNEPFTTSGAIHFWRGDCEGETLECRKFLVDEYTTDGDKLSESFHTYALEWTDEELLWYFDDEVYQRIRYKDIETEFNPFSTPFYIILNLAVGGDFLPNPDESTKFPQAFVVDYVRVYQK, from the coding sequence ATGAAAAGAATAATAGCTATTACCGTTCTTCTGTTTGCCTGTACTGTTCAGGCCACTTATTCACAGGATTATAAATTAGTCTGGTCAGATGAGTTCAATGGTGATTCACTGGATACAGACACTTGGAATTTCTGGGAGGGACCAGCATACAATAACGAACTTCAATACTATACTCCGCGGGATAAAAACGCTTATCTCAAAGACGGTAAATTATATTTGGAAGCTCACAGAGAACACTATCGGGGTATGGAATACACTTCAGCCCGCATCTCTACAGACAGTACCCGGATCGGTTGGGAACATGGCCGATTTGAAGCCCGACTAAAAATGCCTGAAGGAAAAGGTTTCTGGCCAGCATTCTGGTTGATGCCCATTCGGGATATTGGTTGGCCAAAAGGCGGAGAGATTGACATCATGGAGTATCGCGGAAATGAACCTTTTACAACCAGTGGCGCTATACACTTCTGGAGAGGAGATTGTGAAGGTGAAACCCTGGAGTGCCGTAAATTTTTAGTAGATGAATATACTACTGACGGGGACAAACTCAGTGAGAGCTTTCACACATACGCACTTGAATGGACAGACGAGGAACTATTGTGGTATTTTGATGATGAAGTATATCAGCGAATACGATATAAAGATATAGAAACCGAATTCAACCCGTTTTCAACACCGTTCTACATTATTTTGAATCTCGCAGTTGGCGGAGATTTTCTACCTAACCCGGATGAATCAACGAAATTTCCGCAGGCATTTGTTGTAGACTATGTAAGAGTCTATCAAAAATAG
- the rnr gene encoding ribonuclease R, producing MSNNNLSSLEKKIIEILNSYPDASIPVPLLAEALDLSSKKETQKLKNAVNRLKQLDHIIVSKGNLVHLNEPAVKDKNIVKGKLDVTSHGDGYVIVEGRDQDIKIARKFMNTALDGDIVTVKLLGYHKKSNKPLGRIENVEKRADRLFVGTLEEVAKNTYIIKTDSHSSRIDFFVEGDDLSGAQPGDKVSCKLIQWDDARGYPQAEIVQVLGKSGSNEANVLSILAEKQFQAAFPPEVEEFANSIPAKIPEQEIQRRRDMRGEVVLTIDPADAEDFDDGLSIEVLNNGNYYLGVHIADVTHYMPRGSVLDDEAFNRGTSVYLVDRVIPMLPERLSNNMCSLRPQEDKLAYSCFMEIAPNGKLVDYSIEETVIHSNERFVYDEVQDILDGKKSHPHETQLKTLQALANTLLDKRFRQGSIAFETPEPKFVLDDDGKPVDVIVKERLFAHKLIEECMLMANKTVAKHVDSLRKKGGRVSKNDHPFLYRVHDKPDLEKLHNIRETAKPLGINFEVDGSISSKKINELLKEVEDTSIEKIINGLILRAMSKAEYSPKNIGHFGLGFSNYAHFTSPIRRYPDVIVHRLLKRYNSGSTEYTFTQLEHAGEHCSERERYAVEAERDSVKLKQVEYLSDRLGETFQGTISGVTENGIYVLLDDIYCEGMIRVSDLKDDYYIYNPNMHCLVGRSKGKKFRLGDSIKAKVTRTDLEKRQIDLVLADF from the coding sequence ATGTCTAATAACAATTTAAGTTCACTTGAAAAGAAAATCATAGAGATCCTGAATTCCTACCCGGATGCTTCCATCCCTGTACCTTTACTGGCTGAAGCACTCGATCTCTCAAGCAAAAAAGAAACCCAGAAGCTAAAAAATGCCGTAAACCGGCTTAAACAACTCGATCATATTATCGTTTCAAAAGGCAATTTAGTGCATCTGAACGAGCCTGCCGTTAAAGACAAAAACATTGTAAAAGGTAAGCTCGATGTAACCAGCCATGGCGATGGGTATGTAATCGTTGAGGGACGAGATCAGGATATTAAAATTGCCAGAAAATTTATGAACACGGCACTCGACGGAGATATTGTAACCGTAAAGCTGCTGGGTTATCATAAAAAAAGTAATAAACCATTAGGGCGAATTGAAAATGTTGAAAAACGAGCTGACAGGCTGTTTGTCGGTACGCTTGAAGAGGTCGCCAAAAACACCTATATCATCAAAACAGATTCCCACTCTTCCAGGATTGATTTTTTTGTAGAAGGTGATGATTTGAGTGGTGCACAGCCGGGCGATAAAGTTTCCTGCAAACTCATACAGTGGGATGATGCCCGCGGATATCCACAGGCCGAAATTGTACAGGTGCTTGGAAAAAGCGGATCAAACGAGGCCAATGTGTTATCAATCCTTGCGGAGAAGCAATTCCAGGCAGCTTTCCCTCCGGAGGTCGAGGAGTTTGCAAACAGTATACCTGCCAAAATTCCTGAACAGGAGATCCAGCGGCGCCGTGATATGCGGGGCGAAGTGGTCCTTACCATCGATCCCGCTGATGCCGAGGATTTTGATGACGGCCTGAGTATTGAAGTGCTGAATAATGGAAACTATTACCTGGGAGTTCATATTGCGGATGTTACCCATTATATGCCGCGCGGATCGGTTTTAGATGATGAAGCTTTTAACCGTGGCACCAGTGTATACCTTGTGGATCGTGTAATTCCGATGCTGCCTGAACGGTTGAGTAATAATATGTGCAGCCTCCGCCCGCAGGAAGACAAACTGGCTTATAGCTGCTTTATGGAAATTGCTCCAAATGGGAAACTGGTTGACTACTCCATCGAAGAGACAGTTATCCACTCCAATGAGCGATTTGTGTATGATGAAGTTCAGGACATTTTAGATGGAAAGAAATCACATCCTCACGAAACACAGTTAAAAACTTTGCAAGCTCTTGCCAATACCCTGCTCGATAAACGGTTCAGGCAGGGTTCCATCGCATTTGAAACACCTGAACCAAAATTTGTTCTGGATGATGATGGCAAACCGGTGGATGTAATTGTAAAAGAACGGCTCTTTGCCCATAAATTGATTGAGGAATGCATGTTGATGGCTAATAAAACAGTAGCAAAACATGTAGACTCACTCCGTAAAAAAGGTGGCAGAGTATCCAAAAACGACCACCCCTTCCTCTACCGGGTGCATGATAAACCGGATCTCGAAAAACTTCATAACATTCGCGAAACTGCTAAACCGTTAGGTATAAATTTTGAGGTTGACGGATCTATCTCTTCCAAAAAAATTAATGAGTTGCTGAAAGAGGTAGAGGATACATCGATTGAGAAAATTATTAATGGACTCATTCTCCGGGCGATGTCTAAAGCGGAATACTCGCCAAAAAATATCGGGCATTTCGGGCTTGGGTTTTCAAACTATGCACACTTTACAAGTCCAATTCGCCGTTATCCGGATGTAATAGTACACAGACTGCTAAAACGGTACAATTCCGGCTCAACCGAGTACACGTTCACACAGCTGGAACATGCCGGTGAACATTGCAGCGAAAGAGAACGTTATGCGGTGGAAGCAGAACGTGATTCAGTAAAACTTAAACAAGTTGAATATCTGTCTGACCGTCTTGGTGAAACATTCCAGGGTACAATTAGCGGAGTGACCGAAAATGGAATTTACGTTTTACTTGACGACATATACTGCGAGGGTATGATTCGCGTTAGTGATTTGAAGGACGACTATTATATATATAATCCGAATATGCATTGCCTGGTTGGAAGATCAAAAGGTAAGAAATTCCGGCTCGGTGACAGCATTAAAGCGAAAGTGACTCGAACCGACCTTGAAAAAAGGCAAATTGACCTGGTGCTTGCTGATTTTTAA